atatttttaaaatcttgaaaaaaCTAAACAAGAATAGAGTTGACATATTTTAATTGGAATCAAGAAAGAGGAATCATTCGTTTAGAAACTAGCAAAGTTTCATGTTTAAACAAGTGAGTGTTCTTTCTTCctaaatactatttttattttttaagagatacATTACATATTAACTTAGCAATTTAGCTATAGGGCTTCAACACTAAACTCTCCTCAAGACATCCCAACTATGCAAGACTTGATGGTAAAATGAAGATGATGGAAGAAAGAGAGCTACAAAAAAGGATTGGAGGAAACAACCCAAGAAGACATAGATTTTCAACTCCTTTCTACTATGGTGACCACTAAGATAAACTTTAATATCTCTACAGAGATACGAGACAATGAGAAAGACTAGCAcatgagaaaattttaaaatataatgtaaaattgcCTACATATACCTTGGTTTGACGGACCCAATTTCAAAAGAACATTGTACATTATAAAAGGTTGACAATTCTAACTGATTTGATCTTAAAACTTTTATGAAAGAAATGtttgtttcttccttttatagGAAAGAGCTAACACTTAAGGCTTCAAAGTCACTCCCAAGTAGCAAGAAGTGTAGGTGAATACTTTAAGGAGATGAATactattatcttcaaatctaaGATTGAGGAATCAACAAAGGCAACCATGATTAGGTTGATTCATAATCTAAATAAACAAACCCAATATGTGGGGTGGATAAGAATAAGGTGTGCTAACACCTGAAGTGAGAATTCAAATCTAACATTTGTAAATATGACATGATTCAATAACTTAGACCTTATGAAAAGGAACTtgtataagaattttaaaacatctttgaattatacaattaaGAATTTGAATAGCTTTTTGTGTGTTCTTTTGTGTGAGAGTAAACTATCTTGATAATATGTGTCTTCTCATCCTCCGTGTATTTTTTTAAGTCTCTAAGAAAGTGTTTGACCAACTTCAAAGGTCTTCCTTACTAAGATGATGCTTCTTCCTTTGCTGATTCCTTTCCATATTATTACATTCACCCttaattcattcatttcttCCTTTGCTGATCCTTTCCATATTATGGCATTCACCCTTATTAATTCATTCCATTATTTGGtttcattatcttttatttttaatatgttttcatCTCCTTATTGACCACCACCTAAGCTAGCTAAGTCACACCAAAATTCAAGAGAAACATTAGGTCAAACCTACCTTAGTAACCACCATcaagaaaaaccaaaatctCCCTCCAGAAAACACCAAAGAAAATCATTTGACCTTTTCTCCTGGCCACCAAAAATTCACTCATAATTCACAAGAACCATACCATCATACGCATCATCCAATCAACAACATAACCTACAAGAATTTTCCAAAAAGTACAAACCAAAACCACTAGGGTCTCATCCTATACATTTTACATAACTTGTGCATACCTTCTTCTCATATTCTTCTCATAGTTTCTCCAAGAACATTATAAATAACCTTCCAAGATTCTACAAGATCCCTTCCTACCCATCTAGGATACTTTTTCTACCGTTTCCAAGCCATAGCTGAACCATACCTTACCTAAAGGCAACCTATATCCATCCAAGAAACCAAGTCATGAAAGCATAGTTTGTCTTTGATCTCTTTGCACTTGTAAACCTAATTTGATGATCCTTGAAATTATTATGAACCTCTAAACAGCCTCAAACTAATATTATCCAAGAAATGTAACATCATTGAGAGACATTGAAAGAATACATGCTACAAAAAGTTTACGGAAAATTTACCATTAATTGTAACTAttgtgataaaatcataaaatgtaAGAATGGTATGCAACCCAAGAATTTAAGGGTAAATTGATGTAGAAAACAAAACTACAATCATGAATCACAATTGTTACGTGTACATTTTAGGAGCTCatggatttttatatttaaaaaaaataaaaagtaaaaataaattgtattaaatgaatgtaaaaattatgagtgtatcaaaatatcatttctctTGTTACTATGTCTAATTTTTCTTGACAAAATTAACATAGATTAATTTTGTCAAGAAAAATTAGACATAGGATAATTGCCATTGTCATTTTTGTCAATCAGAGTTGAGTTTCTTATCTATTTGAGgatgttctttcttttctaaaGGCTTTTGAGTAATTTCGGTATTCAAAACTTGATTCTGAATTTTCATAGAGTTTGGTAAAAAAAGCGTCAAAATTCGGTCTCAATATAAACTTTTCAAGAAAGTCATTACAACAATCCTTCAGAACTCAACTTAATTAGCTATATTGACtcctatatttttgaaaattaatattttaccccataaaatttacaaaattatgaaaacaactaatttaaaaatattttctcaaatttattaagaaatatgTAGGCATATATTCTTGTAGAAACATCGCATAAGGACTGAAACGATatagttatttataaaagtCCATATACAAACATAAAAGTCGAAAGTACCTATACTGAAGTAATTGTAGAACACGCCTTCGTAATATATAACATTCTCAGACAATTCACCCTCAATTTCTAAATCCTTCAATCACAAGAAACTTTATATATTAGACGAGCGAATTATATGAAGATATTATGTTGATCAAATTTGAAATACGAATTTACTTATATAACTGgttgatataaaaaatgatatacaAAAATCCAAACCTCATCAAATGTGAACTCTGTTGTATGCTTCAGACAATGTGGTGGTTCTATCACTGTGCCTTCTGGCATTGAAATAGAAAATCGCCAACTGCACAAAAGAAATTTAAGAGAAAAGGTATTTGATCGTGTAAACTATATTCGTGgttttaaattatcatatttcatctatAGTTAGGttgaaataacaatttaaaaacacaattaacataTGCATATTTAGAGAAaacaaatgattaaaatatgcaaaaaatattaaggaaaattaaacattataaaagtCACCCATGTTAACATTCATGATGGAATatgaacttttaatttatttccgTCATGCTTAGCACAAACTTGAAGGTCAAACACACATAAATCAGTGATACGTTGcacattaacaaaattaagttaGTGTACACGAAACATGAGAATTCGGAGaattttctaagaaaaaaatttgatcATCTAACTTCTCAACAAATCCTATGTATAAggtatttgatatatttaaatacgAAACTTATTTCTGTATTTCTAGCATTCTCTATtgtattataaacaaattaatcattaaataaCATATGAAATGCTTAtcattttagaaattaaaacaaaatatgaattagctaaacatattaaaatctaattatCTATTTATTACATTGATTTTATATTATGCAAATTATAACTCAAAATTCATAGTGAGGTTAccttaatttgatttataactCAAAATTAAGAGTTATAGTCCACATATTActaattaattcaatatttataatcaataaattaaattttgattttgaaaataactaCTAATTTGCAAAGACCCACTTGGAGAAGTATCACAcagttgaaaatgaaaaattgaaagatataTATACCTATCCAAAAGACAAAGTGGAGCAATAGAAGCCTTGTGAAGACTTCTCTTGATAGCTGCCTTCCATGAAAAAGGAAAGGAACCACCCTGgtaatcataatatattaaaagcaAACACAACTCAGCACAGTAATTAATCAAAACTTTTAGCAAACAGTTGGAAGGCATAGAAATTTACCCAACCAAAACTCCTAGACAGGTCATTGCCTGTACCAAGAGGTATGATCCCTACTGGAGGAACCGGCAACCGACCTTGTGCGTGAAGTTCTGAGAGACATCCCAATACCCACCCAACACTACCATCTCCTCCGGCTACCTATCAAATCAACAAACATATTCATCCACCATCTGTTATTCCTACATGCAAAACTACCTATAATCAATTGGTTCATTTAGGTGTTTATATTGATGGATGATCATGctcttataaatttaaatatgactTAAAAGTTTCACcttagataaaaagaaaagattaaatgatatataaaagaaatagaacTCACAGATATTGTTGATTATTCAAGCATAAGTTAATATCTtacttttgataaataaaaaaaaaaaaagttgaggaatatataaaaataaatactaataaaacCATTAATCTCTCTTGAAATATAAAATCCATATCAAATGTTAAAGAAGAAAGCACAATATAAATCTGAATCTATCTcctacattaaatataaaaaaaaaataaacaatttataaaaaacaattcattattttaaaattttgaattaaaatgtaatatccatctgatattttaaaatacttgtgACCAAAATAGAACATACCAAAATCCTCAATCTTTCACGAGTTTCTTCAGCACATGAATCACCAAGAGCAGCCAACATCTCCAGGCAACCTAACCCATACCGGATAAACTCATGAGGCTTCACATCTAAGATGTCTAGAACCTGCGGTGAACTTCAACTCACATCAATCACAACATGGcgtaaaataaagaaacacgATAGATATATTGATGCATTAATTGTTTCAAGTTCTGATACTGTGATCTTAAATAACATCTATGGAAATATtataatccaaaaatattatgattatttaacttttgatatttactgaaaaataaaatacagatattttttgacaacatctTAACCATCTCAATAAAGATTCTCACTTTCATATTCATCATAATACAAAAAGATTTCATgaaactaatttgtttaaaccTCATGGCACTTTGGGTCAATATTCACTTGTCACATTCCGAACTAAAGTTATATAAATTCTCAGTAACTTATTGGTCTAGAATTCAAagtatatatgtaaaatatatgaTCAAGAAGAGAGGCTTTCCGAAGTagattttataacaaaaaaatatttattagatacAAGAGAAAAGTGAAAATGAGTAAAATATAAACTTGTTTTTGGGAGGTGAGTTCAATTCATTTAACAAATTCTTTATAAAAgcatacagaaaaaaaaataaaaggataaaataaaacacatggttaaaaaagaataattttcaaAGTTATAGAGTCATAAGGAAAGATAAGAAAAGAGATAGTATATCACTGTTATATGAAGATTATgctgaactttttttttttaagaagtgAGACTACTATGACTTTAAACTAGTGAGTGCAAATATGATgttaactttaaattaaaaataagaaaagtgaatgaatttCTTAATCTATGTACAAATCATCAAAAGCTTATTACAATTAAAGATTTTTTGAATTAGATATTATTAACGAGTGAATCGATGAAAGAGAcgctaataatatttatatttaaaaaataaaattaagtctaattcaatcttataaaattattaaacattttaaacataatactaaaaaaataattaaataactcaTCACAATAAACACAACAAAACTTAACTAAGATTactctaaaaaaaatgtaatatcatCTAAAAAGACTctatattattaaagtatataagaacaaaataacaataatatgaGATAGAATGAGTATTAGCATCCCTAAACTAAAATTGTACATtgttggaaaagaaaatagagattTTCATTATACTTAATTATGACTTCTTAGTTATCACTGGTATATAGTGTACCCGTTCAACTTAAAAATACCAAAGGATTCGTTCTTCCTGAATTGTTATGGAATGTATTAACTTTCTCACTTCCAAAATAGTGGAAAAGTTTACacataaattaagaaaaaaaaaaggtatgtATTACATAATTCTATTAAAATAGtgtaatacttttaataaatatattatttaaaagttaaataattataatggtTAAACAATTAACatgatgattttgataatttacGTGAGagtagattaaaaataataataataatatgttataaaataacaatattatttattttgacataaatttaaaagattaaaacagCAGATAACTTATAACtagaattaatatttaaaaaaaaaaaaaacacttaatcCTGCTTGAATTTTATGCAAACAATGTCAGAAATCAATAACCTGCTCTGCACTGATGAGATATTGGAGTCTCTCCTTGAGTAAGGGGCCGCAGCGACCACCACTGCGAGGGTTGATGAAAACCACAATCGGCACCAACGGTGCCACTGCGTTGGAGTCACCGTCGCTACGAACGCGACGACTATCCCCGGCGGCTTCGTCGTTGTACCTGATGGAATCGCGCATCGCCGACCGAAGGTATTGCGGCATCGTCAACTTTTGCCTCAGCTCCTCTTTACACAGGCGAGGGCTACTCGAAATGCCACAGCCCCGGAAGGACTCCACAATTGCCGATGACGATGACGATGGTGAATCCATGATTTTCGCTTCGATCCAATATCAGAAGAAATAAACAAACTATTGGATCTGCTGTATTCGCTAATTTATTTGCTGCATTTGTTGAATAAGTTGCATACGATCATGAGATGTTTCTAACGGGAAGAAATGGAAACTTTGGTGATGGTGTGGTGATCGCCATCGCCCTATGCCAAAAAGAACCTAAAATGAAGCTTTTCTTgttagaaatgttgttgttcttttGTCTTTGCGGTTTTCATTCAACCGTTTCTAcaagataagaaataaaataaacaaaatctcTCTCTTaccatgtaaaaaatataaataaataaaaatcaaatgatgaaaaaaacaaattgtacACCAATATCCACATCAAtactaaaagtatattttttagaagaaaatccTCTTTTTCCAgtttagaaaaaatatcaaaattcaaaattaagtcTATAACAATTGATAATAGAATTGAATCATGTAACTTTATTTGGGTGTacagttctttttttttttttaccttttttttctcttttatatatttatatttcttaatcaatttttaaattactgACAAaagttacaattattttattctataattataaatatgaattttaaataaaaatagaaatatttttaaattattcttttacatGTATTTGATTGGTTTGATCAAATTTACAAGTATTCTTATTATATAAtcataacattaaaaattaataatttattataatttttatatgcaattttttaactttaatgtaagtttaataatatattttgattgaagtattatgacaattattttctatatgcaatttttttaactttaatataaatttaataatatattttaattgaatgtaTCATGACAAGTGGAAACACAATACTTTTTTccttatgataattaaaaataaaaagtattattataataattattaaattaaaaaatgtgttcttatatgtttttaaaaaaggtatgaaaatgaataaattttattaacttttaaaattttttaaatgaagccaactggaaggatttgcacttcatcataacatatatatgtctcttacaaaaatattgtaCGGTCTAAAACAAAGTCCCAGGTAGTGTCCCAAGAAGTGTTGAAGTTTGATTACTTCTTAACAAAGTTGAACTTTATGAGATGTAGTTATGATAGTTGtatttattgttgtatgttaaTGATATTCTAATAAAAAGTAAAGACCAAGATATTATTAATGGTCTAAAGTTTAGTCTGAATTAAGAATTTAAGATGAAGGATCTTGGAAAAGTTAGTCGAATCATCAAAGATAAGCTGTAAACTGTTTTATTTTGGTCTCAATAGATTTATATGAAGAAGATTGTAAGCAggtttaaaatgtataaaactaAACTAGTGAATACATTTCTAGCGCATCACATGAAACTCTCAAGGAGTCAAGACATCATATTTAATGATGATAGGAAAAAGATGGAACCTAGCCTTTATGCTTGTGGAGTAGGCGACATTATGTATGGAATGATTTGTACTAGACCAGACCTTGCACATGTTGTTAGTGTTGTGAGCAAGTTTATGACAGAACCTGTACTTGCTCATTTGGAAGCTTTGAAGTGGATTCTGAGATATTTGAATGGATCTCTAAACTCATGTCTTCTATATTAGAGAAAGACTTATTTTAAATCCATCATTGAAGGCTTTATTGATGCTAACTATGCTAGATGTCTTGATACTAGAAAATCTTTTCTAGGATATGTGTTTACTCTGTTTGAAACAAGTGTAATGAGTTGAAAGACAAATCTCCAATCTATTATAGCTTTGTTCACTATAGAAGCAGACTATAATGCTTTGGTTGCAGGGGTAAAAGAAGGTTTATGACTAAAGGAAATGCTCTTTGAACTTGGATTCAAATAGAATGATGTATAGATCTTTTATGATAGCCAAAATGTTATTCATCTAACCAACCATCAAATGTATCATTCAAAGATCAAGCATATCAATGCTAAACTACATTTTATTAGAGATGAGATTGATTCAGGTGCTATTCAAGTAGTAAAGATTGATTCCAAAGATAATCCAACAGATATATTAACTAAACTGTTATCtaaaaataagtttgaaaaCTGCTTAAACATGATGATTTTTAGTCATATTTGATTTGGTAGAAGTGGCCGTAAAAATTGCATTGAACTGTCAAGGTGAAAAAATATTGCAGTTGACTCTTAACTATAGTTTTCTGATTGCTTATGCATAACTGTTTATCGATTATGATtggttatttttctttaaattatgtttACTATTATGTAGATGATGTATTATGTTGTTGTGGTTGACATTAAAAGAGATAGTATTAtgctttcctttctttattctttcagtttatgttttgtttatacATGTTTGAGCCAACAATTATTTATCACAAAAGTAATTGAAAACTATCACTATTTTGATTGCTACCCCTTGAATCTTTCCTTGTTACAGAAATGCATAGTTCAAAACAAAAAGCATATTTTGTACTTCCTGAATGCAGCACTCATCATCTACTTGTAAGACGTAATAATTTCCATTCATATTTTACCCATCTCAAACATAGGGAGTGAAATAGAATATGACAAAATTAAGGTGCTAGTTAGAACAGAATAACTCAAAAGAATCCTTTAATTTGACATGCTGCTAGTTCAACCTCAACCAGTCTCTGGCAAATATACACAAAATGTAGTTTGGCTAAATTCCATAGACATCTTTACATAAACGCCCATTTCATGGAACTAACTTAGCAGGCACCGAatgcaataaaagaaataaataatcgTTGACAAATTCATCAAAAAGCAATGAGTCTGATACTGTACATAGCAGGTAGTAAATGGCAATCTTCAGCAGACGCAATTGCAGTAAGCTCAGATCTAACAATTATATCTTTGGGCAATGCATTCTGAACAAAAAATTTAGGACTAACTAACAAATAGCCATGATACATTTTCAAGTTTCTTGGAGATTCCTTGCAAGCTACATTGAGGAGCTACAAAGGAAAAGAGGAAAAGGAAGCAACAATACagaataaatatagaaaattactATAGACAGaatataaagagaaaacaacatagACAGAGCTGAATGAACTATTTATAGCTGTTGCCGGAAACCAACCGGACCACCAATGAACAACCCACATCCGCCGGAAAACTCCACCAAAATCACACCAAATATCAATCCAAATCACTCCAACGAACTCGTCAACCAAACCCAACAAAACCTAAATGCAATAATGGAAGGGAGGAGCGAACTGAACAAAAAACCGTcaatacaaaacctaaattgcAAATCTAAAATTGGGCATGTGCAATTATGGAAGGGAAGGGCAAACTCACCAAGCAAAATGGATGCGAAGACCTAAAACACAAAGGATAATGATATCACAGAAGctaaaacgaaaatgaaaataaagggaAATAGAAAATGACCCATTTAACCCTTTTAACTCTGCCGCTGCCCGTGACACTTCAGCACTGTCAAATGAATGGAGGGCTCAAACCCTGTGTCAACGTACCGTACTCCATGGAGGAATGAGTAGGGCACACTCGCACCAAAGTAAACCACCTGATTCATCGATTTTAGAAGGGGGAAATGTTTTCAGCTATGTAATACTGAGAAAACACCTTCAACATGGTTCCTCTTAGTCTCTCGTCacaacaattattttcaaatcttcGTTTCATTTCCGTCTCCACCTTCAATCCTTATCTTAGGTGCATTTCTTGAAactcctctctctttttttttttttcttgtgtctcATTCTTATGTTTTTTCTGCATAAACAGATTCTTTGGATTCAGGTACATTTGTTCTGACTACCCAGAATCTCAAAACGCAAGACTCAGATCACGAAATGAAAGTAAAACGGCCAAAACCATGGCCAATCTTATCAATTCCAAACCATGGTCAAACGCGTTGGTCTCGTTTCTGCCCACCCCTCTCTCCAAAACGACGGTGCTCCGAACCCTTCGCCTCATCAGGGACCCTTCCAAAGCCCTTCGCTTTTTCAAGTGGGCTCAGCAAAGTGGTTTTTCCCACACAGCTCAGTCTTACTTCATCTTGCTACAAATTCTGGGTCGCCATAGGAACCTCAACGTTGCCCGAAACTTGCTTTTTTCAATCGAGAAAAAGTCTAACGGAACCGTCAAGCTTGAAGACAGGTTCTTCAATACCCTCATCAGAAGCTACGCCGAAGCAGGCCTCTTCAAAGAGTCCTTGAAGCTTTTTCAGACCATGAAGTCCGTTGCTGTTTCCCCCTCCGTGGTTACCTTCAACTCTGTTTTGTCTATTTTGCTTAAAAGGGGTCGCACCAATATGGCCAAAGAGGTGTATGATGAAATGCTTCACACGTATGGTGTTAGTCCAGACACTTGTACATACAATGTTTTGATCAGAGGGCTTTGCAAAAACTCAATGGTCGATGAAGGGTTTCGGTTCTTTAAAGAGATGGCTAGTTTTAATTGTGACCCGGATGTTGTCACGTATAACACTCTTGTTGATGGTTTATGTAGAGCAGGGAAGGTTAGAATTGCTCGGAATTTAGTAAATGCTATGAGCAAGAAATGTGAGGGTTTGAATCCTAATGTTGTTACTTATACCACTTTGATCCGAGGGTATTGTATGAAGCAAGAAGTTGATGAGGCATTGGTAGTTCTTGAAGAGATGAGTGGCCGGGGCATTGAGCCGAACATGGTTACCTATAATACTTTGATAAAAGGGCTCTGTGAGGTACACAAGTTGGACAAGATGAAAGATGTTTTGGAATTGATGAAAGACAATGGGGGTTTTAGCCCTGATACATTTACCTTTAATACAATTATTCATTCGCATTGCTGTGCAGGAAATTTGGATGAAGCATTGAAGGTGTTTGAAAGTATGAAGAAATTTCAGATCCGCATGGATTCAGCCTCGTACAGCCCTCTGATACGTTGTTTGTGTCAGAAAGGGGACTATGATATGGCAGAGGTGTTATTTGATGAGTTATTTGAGAAGGAAATCCTATTGAGTAATTTTGGCTCCAAACCACTTGCTGCTTCTTATAGTCCTCTTATTCAGTATTTGTGTGAACATGGGAAGAGTAAGAAGGCCGAGAGGGTGATGAGACAGTTAATGAAAAGGGGCACACAAGATGGCCAATTATACAACACATTGATTATGGGGCATTGTAAAGAAGGTACATACGAAAGTGGATATGAGCTTTTAGTGTGGATGCTGAGAAGAGACTTTCTACCTGATGTTCATATATATGATTCCTTGATTGatggttttcttttaaagaataaGCCTCTGCTTGCAAAGGAGACACTAGAGAAAATGCTTAAGAGCTCCTATCAACCTAAAACAGCCACCTGGCATTCCATACTAGCAAAACTGTTGGAAAAGGGTTGTGCTCATGAGTCTGCCTGTgttattttgatgatgctggAGAAAAATGTTAGACAGAATATAAACCTGTCAACTGAAAGTTTAAAGCTACTTTTTAGATGTGGACAGCAGGAAAGAGcatttgaaattattgatttgCTTTATAAGAATGGATACCGTGTTACAATAGAAGAAGTGGTTCAATTTCTTTTTGAGAGAGGAAAGCTATCAGAAGCATGCAAAAtgttgttttttagttttaaaaatcatCAGAATGTCAATATTGATTTGTGTAATGCAATTGTTCTGAATCTTTGTAAAACTAACAAGGTCTCAGAAGCATTTAATTTATGCTATGAATTGGTGGAGAAAGGTTTATGTCAGGAATTGACATGTCTAAATGATCTACTGGCTGCTTTAGAGGAAGggggaagaagagaagaagctATATTTATATCAAAGAGATTACCAAGACTGGAGAAATTAGATGAATCTAAAGGAAATCATGGCTCTAAGAAGTTCAGGCCTATTAAAGTGTGAACCGCGTTTCTTGCTCTTTCAATATTCTGTTTTCATCTTTTCTGCTTTGACGGTTGAAAGTTAAAATCATCAGCTTCTACAGCTTGAAGATGATCTCTATCTGACAAAGTGCAATACTTTGATGTGTCATATAGTGGTATTAAAGATCACCGACCTTGTGCTGCAGTAGCCAGTAAGCAAACCAGAAGGTGATACTGGAAGCCATCCTTGGAAATATGGCCAGTCTTTTACCTTAAACTCGCTGCCACTGATTCACAGTTTCTCCACTCTCAGTCTACAAGAATAGATGGAATGCAAAGAATATTAGCTAGATGAAGGACCCAAGAGATAACTACTAAGATGTACAAAGgaaaaatcaaaaagaaaaataagaacgCTTATGTGTGCTGACTAGAAATGAACACCACATTCTTTGTCATGAGCCTATTCGGTAGTTTTCAAAAGCTTTTAGAGTTTTTAGGGTGTGTTTGactcagttttatttttttataaagttgaaagtatattaattaaaaagaaaaatataagcaTAAACATCAGTGAGTTTTCAATAATACTAGTTATTTTGACTAGGGTCACTTGTCTACATTCAATAATACTGGTGCAGTAAAAATTTCTCGAAATAACAAAAACTATTCTTCCTTCAAAGCATGTTGATATCATGTATTAGTTatagatgaaattgaaaattttctcacTTGGATTTAGTACCTTGAGGCTAAGGAGATGTTTGCATATCCACTAAGGTCCTAACTTTGAAGCTTTTCTAAAACACGCAGGTCATTAATTTGGCTATGAATTTTGGTATGCTTAGTGGAAGTCTGGCTTTATACATATTTTAGGAGATATCTTTTAGATGATTTCAGTTTCATCATGTttcatattatcatttttaaatgcTTGGACCATTGTAGTGTTGCATTTTTTATTAGCTATTGCACAAGATATATATCCATCTTGAATGTTATTTGTTGCTCACAATTGTCATTGTTGTTTGACATGTGATTTAGTTGTAATTGTGATTCTAGCTTAATGATCCATATTTTGGCTGTTAAAAAATGCTATCTAAATGGGAGAATGGTTAATTAATTATGGATCAgtattaatcaataattaaaatattatctttactGTTATCTGACAATTAGAGATATGATCTATGTATTCGATCTTTTGCAAATTTATCACCCGCATTAAAGAAATTTACACACATAATCTCAATGATTTCCTAGAAGGTGGGTGAAAAACCcttataagaaagaaagaaaggttcAGTAGTGCTGATAGAAATAAATACTCTATCCTTCACAGGCATGCACTTATTACCAATTATTCTGTAATTGCATTGTTTTACATACTATATATGCTCAATATCTATGAATATTGATTTCTAAAATTCCATCACATTGTGCGTTAGAATA
This DNA window, taken from Vigna radiata var. radiata cultivar VC1973A chromosome 5, Vradiata_ver6, whole genome shotgun sequence, encodes the following:
- the LOC106761126 gene encoding diacylglycerol kinase 4 isoform X2, giving the protein MDSPSSSSSAIVESFRGCGISSSPRLCKEELRQKLTMPQYLRSAMRDSIRYNDEAAGDSRRVRSDGDSNAVAPLVPIVVFINPRSGGRCGPLLKERLQYLISAEQVLDILDVKPHEFIRYGLGCLEMLAALGDSCAEETRERLRILVAGGDGSVGWVLGCLSELHAQGRLPVPPVGIIPLGTGNDLSRSFGWGGSFPFSWKAAIKRSLHKASIAPLCLLDSWRFSISMPEGTVIEPPHCLKHTTEFTFDEDLEIEGELSENVIYYEGVFYNYFSIGMDAQVAYGFHNLRNEKPYLAQGPIANKIIYSGYSCTQGWFFTPCSSDPRLRGLKNILRMHVKKINSSEWEQVPVPTSVRAIVALNLHSYGSGRNPWGNLTPEYLEKASAIRLEVRGGEWKDAYMQMDGEPWKQPLSKDFSTFVQIKREPFQSIMLSGD
- the LOC106761126 gene encoding diacylglycerol kinase 4 isoform X1 — protein: MDSPSSSSSAIVESFRGCGISSSPRLCKEELRQKLTMPQYLRSAMRDSIRYNDEAAGDSRRVRSDGDSNAVAPLVPIVVFINPRSGGRCGPLLKERLQYLISAEQVLDILDVKPHEFIRYGLGCLEMLAALGDSCAEETRERLRILVAGGDGSVGWVLGCLSELHAQGRLPVPPVGIIPLGTGNDLSRSFGWGGSFPFSWKAAIKRSLHKASIAPLCLLDSWRFSISMPEGTVIEPPHCLKHTTEFTFDEDLEIEGELSENVIYYEGVFYNYFSIGMDAQVAYGFHNLRNEKPYLAQGPIANKIIYSGYSCTQGWFFTPCSSDPRLRGLKNILRMHVKKINSSEWEQVPVPTSVRAIVALNLHSYGSGRNPWGNLTPEYLEKRGFVEAKVDDGLLEIFGLKQGWHASFVMVELISAKHIAQASAIRLEVRGGEWKDAYMQMDGEPWKQPLSKDFSTFVQIKREPFQSIMLSGD